CCGATTGTTGTGACGGCCACTGCGACGAGATAGATTCCAATAGCGATAACGACGATCGCCGCACCGGGACGGAGGCTATACTGCCACGAGAGCGCGAGGCCGGAGAGTACCGAGAACTCGCCCACGACGATCGAGCCGATCATCGATCCCCGAAAGGAATCGGCGATCTGTGCCGCCGCGGCAACCGGGACGATCAGCATGGCGGCGACGAGGATGACACCGAGAATCTGCATCGCCCCGACGACGACCAGCGCGGTTAGAACGATCAGCAGGGCATTGTACCGCGAAACGGGCAGTCGGGCAACGCGGGCCGCCCGCGGATCGAAGGTGATGAACAGGAGCTGTTTGTACGTCGTTGCGACGGTTCCGACGACGATGCCGGTCAGGATCGCCATCAGCGCGACGCTCCGGTCGTCGGTGATCGAGATACTGCCGAACAGGTAGCTGTTGATGTCGACGAACGCGAAGCCGCCGCCGAGGTCCAGAAAGAGCGCACCAACGGCGAAACTGCCGGTAAGAACGATTGCCACGGGCACGTCGCCGTGTGCGTCGGTGTGGTCCGCGAGATACTGGACGCCCACCGCGCCGATCACGGCCGCGCCGAGTGCGGAAAGCAGGAGCGGCGTCTCCCAGCCCGATGCCCCCAGTACGAGCGTCCCGAAGGCGACACCCGCAAACGCGGTGTGGGCCAGCGTCTCGCCGATCAACGCCATCTCTCGGTGGACGAGGTAGGTCCCGACGAGCGGCCCGATCAGGCCGATGAATACGCCGGTGGTAACCGCGTTCCACATGAAGCCATAACAGGCAATGCGTGTGCCTGCCGACTCCCCGGCAGTGCACGCGCGCTCGAAGAACCGCTCGGGCATGACGCCGAACGCGATAGCGACGAACCCGGCCAGCAGCGGTACTGACAGGACGAGGCCGATAGACTCCAGTCGGTCGTCAGTCTGTCGGATCATCCGGTGTCACTCAACACGACTACTCCGCTCCCAGCGCCGTGGCGAAGGCGGGAAGGTTGATCTCTTTCATCTGACTTATGTAGCTTCCGACCCCGTCTTCGTTCCACTCCTCGGTGACGCTTTCTGCAGGCGAAACCATCTCGATCGTGACCTCGTGATCGACCTCGTCGGCGATCACCGTCGCGGTATCGTTGCCGTCGAAGTAGTCCCAGAGGATGCAGTCGATTTCCTCGGATTCGACGAGTTCGACGGTCTCCGCGATTTCGTCGGGTGCGGGTTCGTGATCCGGTGAGAGCCCAACCGGCGTGTGGATCTCGAAGTCGTATCGCTCCCCGAGATACTGGAACGAGTCGTGGCCCGCAACGACGGCTACGTCGTGCTCGCGGTCGGCGAGGGTGGTTTCGTACTGCTCGTGCAGGTCGTTCAGCTCCCCGATGTACGTCGTTGCATTTGCCTCGTAGCTGTCAGCGTTGTCGGGGTCGATCTCCACGAGTGCGTCCCGAATGTTCCGGACACCTTGCTGTGCCCTGATTGGGTCTGTAAAGAACTTCGCGTCGTACTCGCCGTGGCTGTGATCGTGGTCATCGTGGCTGTGATCATGATCGTCGTCGTCATCGTGGTCGTGGTCATCCTCTTCCGTATCGTCGGCAACCGTCTCGACGACGTCGACCTCGGTCGGTGGTGCCTCCCACCGGCTCTCTCCGTCCTTCCGGAGCTGGAACACGACCTCAACAGTCCCGATGGAGTTGCCGTGCAGGTGGACGTGGTCGCCGTGGCTCTCGACGTCGAGTGCACCGTCACCCTCACCGACACTCGCATCGAGCGTGTACTGGCTATCCCCACCAAGCGGAACGTCAGTACCGTCCTCGTCGGTAACGACCGCGCCAAGTGAGACGTGCTCGTCGAGCGAGACGTCCGGCGGCCCGCCGTGCCAGTGGTCGCCGTGTGCCTCGCCGACGGCGTCGTCGACCGACCGATCGACAAGCTCGAACGTGTCAATCCGACCGATGCCGTCATGCTCGGAATCGTCAGCATGGTGTTCGTCGTGGCTGTGGTCGTGGCCCTCGTACTCCAGCAACTCGATCCCGGCCAGCGCGTCGACAAGAACTACGTCGTCCTCGTAGCCGTCGCGCACCTGCCCAGCAACGTCTTCGGCCCACGGCTGGAATCCGTCGACATCGAGGTAGACGAACACCTCTGACTCGACGATCGAGGGCAGCATATCAACTGATGGCGTCCACCCGTGTCCGTGTCCGCCCATGGGAACCGCGTTTTCGACTTCGTGTGCATCGCCTGTCACTGCGCGCGTGAACTCCGCGAGGGTAAAAAACGAGGCAAAAACACCGTCGTTGGCGTCCGAGAGCGCCGACGTACACCCGGCAAGCGTTCCTCCCGCGAGTATCGCTCCTGAGCCCCGCAGTAGATCACGTCTTGTCGGCATTGTGAGGGCGTTCCGAACCGTCGTTTTAGTCGTTTTTGTATTACTTCTATATAGAATAATAATACACACCAAAGCTAACTGTCATAATTGGCGATACCTGACGGCGGATATATACCCCCGGACCGATACGTGGTAGCCATGTCAGATAGCGTCGAGCGAGTGAGCCTCACGACTGATCCGGAGTTGATCGACGAACTCGATGCGGTCGTCGAGGACTGGGACTACGCGAGCCGATCGAAGGCGTTCCGGGACGCAGTACGGATGTTTCTGGCTGATCGACACTGGGACGACGACACCGACCGCCACCACAGCGGGTCGATCACCATCGTCTACGAGCACGATGTTCCGGGATTAAACGACGAGTTGCTTGAAATCCAGCATGACAACGAGGACGTAATCGTTTCGACCCAGCACGTCCATTTCGACGCTCATCGATGTCTGGAAACGATCGTCGTCGACGGTTCCGGGGACGCAATCCGGGATCTTGTTCACCGGATGGAGTCGCTTGGTGGCGTCAAGCAGGTGCGGTTTATCGCCGTCTAGTCGTTCTGAACTCTCTCGTTTGGGGTTGCACAAATGTCCAGTATTATCACACCTGACTATAGTATTCTTCCGTAGGGTCACACCAAATAGCTACTTACTGATATTATAAATTGCTGATAAGACTTATATCCTGCAATCGGTTGGGAGATTCTGTACAACATGAACCGATGTATGTCCATGTTTAAGGCCGAATATCTTGAAGACCACAGTGTTCTTTCCAACAAGTGCACCCTTTCGACGGAGGTAGATGTATGAACGACCGAACGTCAACCGGGCGTCGATCGTTTCTCGCCGGTGCAGGCGCACTCGGTATCGGCGCGCTTGCCGGCTGTACCGGTGCGCTCGATGGCGATGACGGGCCAGCTGTCGGCGTTCTCGAGGACCGCTCGGGCAACTTCCAGCTAAACGGCACCTCGAAGTGGCAGGCGACGCGTCTGGCGCTGGAAGAAATCAACGAGGAGGGTGGTATTCTCGGTGAGGAGATCGAGATTATCGATCCCGACCCACAGTCGGACAACGAGCGCTACCAGGAGCTCACCCAGGAGCTGATCCTCGACGACCAGATCGACGCCCTGTGGGCAGGCTACTCCAGCGCGACCCGGGAAGCGATCCGTCCGATCATCAACGATCACGATCAGCTGTACTTTTACACGACCCAGTACGAGGGCGGGGTCGCCGACGATACCATCTTCCCGGTCGGTTCGACCGCGCGCCAACAGCTCGGGGCAGTTGCTCCGTTCATGGCCGACGAGTTCGGTGATGACCTCTACATCATTACGGCCGACTACAACTTCGGACAGCTCTCCGCCGACTGGGTCAACGTCATGGCCGACGAGAACGACTGGAACGTCGTCGGCGAGGAGGCGATCCCGCTCGACGAGACGAACTTCTCGTCGGTGATCAACAACATTCAGGAAGCCGATCCCGACTTCATCATGTCGATGCTCGTCGGCGCGAACCACGAGAACTTCTACGACCAGCGTGACGCCAACGACATGCTGATCCCGATTGGCACGTCGACGACCCTCGCACAGGGCCACGAACACATTCGCTACGAACCGGACGCAGTCACCGACGTGTACGCGGGTGTCAGCTACATGGAGGAGGTCCCAGGCGAGGCAAACGACGAGTTCGTCGAGACCTTCTACGATCGCTGGGACGACGCCAACTACATCAACCAGGAGGCGTACAACAACTACTTCTCGGTGTACATGTGGCGCGACGCCGTCGAGGAGGCTGGCACCTTCGACCAGCAGGAGGTCATCGAGGTTCTCGAAGAGGGCGTCGAGTACGAGGGCCCGTCGGGATCGATCGAACTCGACGGCGCGACCCACCACATGACCCACAACATGCAGGTCGCCCACGCCGACGACAACCACGATATCAGCTTCGAGGAGGTCGGACACATCGAGCCTACCTTCCTCCGCGAGGAGGTCGAGGGCGGTGAGGGGATCGACCTGCGCGAACAGAGCCTCCAGACTCAGTACGAGCCCGGCGACGTGTACGGGGATATTCTGGAGTGATCACGGTGGTAGCACGACTATCCAGTGGAGGTGATCCAGGATGTCCCTGCTAGCTACAGCTGGAGTGTATCGAGGACTTGCGGTCCTGTTCCAGTTTCTCGATAGCTTCGCGTTCCTCGTCCTCGCGACAGTCGGGCTCGCGATCATCTTCGGGATGATGGGCGTGATCAACCTCGCACACGGCGAGTTCATTCTCGTCGGCGTCTACGGGACTGCGCTGGCCTTTCACGGGATGCCGATCCCGTTTGCGGACGCCGCGCTACCGGGACTCCCACTCCCGATCGCAATGGTCGTCGGTGTGCTCATTACAGTCGTCTTCGGTGTTATCATCGAGCGAACGATCATCAGGCACCTGTACGATCGGCTGCTCGACTCGATGGTCGCGACGTGGGGGCTCGGTCTCGTCGTCGCACAGCTGCTGTTGATCAGCTTTGGGTCCAGTCTGGACAGCATCTCGACGCCGATGGGCAACGTCGCGTACGGCCCGTTCACGTCCGGCGTTTACCGGAGCGTGTTCCTGCCCGTCGTGTCGGTGCTGCTGCTCGGTGCGCTGTACCTGCTGTTTACCCGCACCGAGTTCGGCGTGAAGGCGCGGGCGACCATCGAAGATCCGGAGACGGCTCGCGCGATGGGCGTTGATACCGATCGCATGTACGTGATGACGTTCGCCCTCGGCTCCGGACTGGCCGGATTGACCGGCGCATTGTACGCGCCCGCGCTCGGCGCGATTACGCCGGATCGGGGGAGCATCTTCCTCGTCGAGGCGTTCGTCGCCGTGGTCGTGGGCGGTCCCTCGGTGATCGTCGGTACCCTGTCGGCCGCAGGCCTGCTCGGCTTTTTCAACGCGATCGTCACCTCCCAGTACGGGACCTTCGCTGGGCTGATGGCGATGTTGCTCGTCGCGATCGTCCTGCTGCGTCTGCTCCCCGATGGGATCACAGGATACGTCGAAAAGGTCCGACAGCGACGGAGGGCGGAGCAATGAGCGGTGGTCTGGGGGCGATCGACCGCGTTCGCAACCGTCTGGAGGGGCCAAACACCTACGGCAACTCCGGACTGTTCTGGGCCGTCTTCGCGATCGCAGTGCTCGCTCTGGCGGCCTACCCGCTGTCGCCGACGACCAGCCCGTTCGACGTCCTGACGACGACACAGTACTTCGGGCTTGCGTTTCTGGCACTGTCCCTGTCGATCGTGTGGGGATACACTGGTGTCCTGAGCTTCGGACAGGTCGCCTTCTTCGGCGTCGCGGCCTACACGTTTGGCGTCATTGGGATCAACTTCTCGTCGGCGACCGGCGTGACGGCGGCGTTCTTCGGCGCGGTCGTCGTTGGTGCCGCGTTCGCCGCACTGCTGGGGTACTTCATGTTCTACGGCGGTGTCCGTGACGTCTACGTCACGATTATCACCCTCGTCGTCGCGATGGTGTTGAACACGTTCATGGCCCAGACCGCCGGCAGCGAGTGGACGATCGGTGAGGCAGCGCTGGGTGGGTTCAACGGAATGACCAATATTCCGGACCTCGCGTTCGGCGTCGGCGACACCGCATTCGTCTTCGACGGGGTCGGATTGTACTACGCCCTGCTAGTGCTGCTCGTCGCGACGTACCTCGCCCTGCGTGTGCTGGTCAACAGCCAGTTCGGCATGACGATGGTGGCCGTGCGGGAAGACGAGGACCGAACTGCGACGTTCGGGTACAACGTTCCCTTCGTCAAGCTTGTCAGCTTCACCATCGGCGGTGCGCTCGCCGCCGCAGGTGGCGTGTTCTACGCCTCCTGGGGCAACTTCATCGATCCGACGGTGTTTGGCATCCTCTTTGCCGCACTCCCGGTCGTATGGGTCAGTGTCGGCGGCCGTGAGTCACTGATCGGTGCCGTGGGTGCGACGCTCGTTATCGAACGGATGCGGACGGGGCTGACTGACGGCGTCGGCCCGCTGGGGCCCGAATGGGCGTTCGTCATCGTCGGTGGCCTCCTCATGACCGTCATCCTCGTCATGCCAGGCGGTATCGTGCCGTTGATCGACAGAGTGGTCGCTGACCGACTTGGCGGCCGTCTGCCCGGACTGGCCGGAAGCGAGACGTCGGAGTCGTCACCGAAAGAGGACACAGCATGATGAACGAACCATCCGTGAACGCAGCACGTATCGTCTCGGCTAACTGTCGCCGATCAGTGGAGGTGAGTACCCGTGAGTAACGCCAGCGATCCGACCATCATGTCGACGCCGGCAGTTGACAGGACCGGGCCCGACACTGATATACTACTGGCAACCGAGGGGCTGACGAAACACTTCGGCGGACTGACTGCCGTCGACAGCGTAGACCTCTCGGTCAAGGAGGGCGAGCTTCGCTGTCTCATCGGGCCCAACGGGGCCGGCAAGAGCACCTTGCTGGACCTGATCACTGGCCAGCTCGAATCGAGCGAGGGCAGCATCTACTTTGACGGCATGGATCTCACCGATCTCGATACACACGAGCGCATCGATGCGGGACTGAGCGTGAAGTTCCAGTCACCGCACGTCTACGAGGATCTGAGCGTCACGGAGAACCTCCAGATCCCGCTTCAGCGCACCGACCGGGACGTGAACGAGACGATCAATCGAACGCTCGATCGCATCGGTCTCTCGGCGAGACGGGATGTACAGGCTGCCGAACTGTCCCACGGGCAACAACAGCGTCTCGAAATCGGTATGGCAACTACCCTCGATCCCGAACTGCTGTTGCTCGACGAACCGGTCGCGGGTATGTCCGTCGAGGAGACAAACGAGGTTGCAGAACTGATCCAGTCGCTCAACGACGACGGGATGGCGCTTGTGGTCATCGAACACGACATGGAGTTCGTCGACGAGATTTCCCAGCAGGTGACCGTACTCAACCAGGGCGAGATCTTCCGGCAAGGGACGATCGAGGAGATCCAGGACGATCCCGACGTCCGCCGCATCTACCTGGGTGAGGAAGCATGACACTGGACGTATCTGGCCTGACTGCAGGCTACGACGGAACGCCGATCCTCCGCGATGTCGACTGTACGGTCGACGAAGCGGAGATCGTCGGCATCATGGGAACCAACGGCGTCGGGAAGTCGACACTGCTGAAAACGATCATGGGGCTGCTCGAAGCCGAAAGCGGCACCGTCGAGTTCCGGGGCGAGGACGTCACCAGTCGCTCTGCGGACGAGCGTGCCCGCGCCGGGATCGGCTACGTCCCCCAGGGGCGTGACGTGTTCCCTGGCCTTACCGTCGAACAGAACCTCCTGATGGGCGAAGGTATCGGCGGCGACGAGGCGACGCTGTACGATCGGGTCTACGAGTACTTCCCGATCCTCGAAGAGCGTGCCGATCAGGACGCCGGGACCATGAGCGGCGGCCAACAGCAGATGCTGGCGATCGGTCGCGCGCTGGTCGGGGATCCCGACCTCCTGCTCGTCGACGAACCGTCAGAAGGTGTCCAGCCCTCGATCGTGCAGTCGATCACCGAGGATCTCGGACGGATCAACGAGGAGCTGGGAACGACGATCCTCTTTGTCGAACAGAACCTCTCGGTCGTCCAGAACCTTGCCGAGCGGTGTTATGCGATGGACAAAGGGCAGATTGTAGACGAACTCGACGAGTCCGAACTCGACGATCGCGATCACCTCGCCGAACATCTCGCAGTCTGAGTCGGCTGGAACCACCAGTACACTTTTTGCCGTCTCACGTCGGAGTACCAGTATGGCATCTCGCGTCCTCGTCGCGGTCGACGGTTCCGAACAGTCCACGGCGGCACTCGAACACGCAATCGTCGAACATCCGGAGGCCGATCTGATCGCCATCCACGTCATCGATATCCTGGCAGGGATGTACGGTGAACACTACGTCGACTACCAGGAGATCAGGACTGGTCAGGAACAGCGAGCGGAGGGCGTTCTGAACACCGCCGAAGAGATCGCGGGAGAACACGACCGCGACCTCACGACCGAGACGATCGTCGGCAAACCGGCGACAGCTATCGTCGATGCTGCCGAGGAGCAGGATGTCGATCAGATCGTCATCGGCAGC
This genomic window from Natranaeroarchaeum aerophilus contains:
- a CDS encoding ABC transporter permease subunit codes for the protein MSGGLGAIDRVRNRLEGPNTYGNSGLFWAVFAIAVLALAAYPLSPTTSPFDVLTTTQYFGLAFLALSLSIVWGYTGVLSFGQVAFFGVAAYTFGVIGINFSSATGVTAAFFGAVVVGAAFAALLGYFMFYGGVRDVYVTIITLVVAMVLNTFMAQTAGSEWTIGEAALGGFNGMTNIPDLAFGVGDTAFVFDGVGLYYALLVLLVATYLALRVLVNSQFGMTMVAVREDEDRTATFGYNVPFVKLVSFTIGGALAAAGGVFYASWGNFIDPTVFGILFAALPVVWVSVGGRESLIGAVGATLVIERMRTGLTDGVGPLGPEWAFVIVGGLLMTVILVMPGGIVPLIDRVVADRLGGRLPGLAGSETSESSPKEDTA
- a CDS encoding metal ABC transporter substrate-binding protein, with translation MPTRRDLLRGSGAILAGGTLAGCTSALSDANDGVFASFFTLAEFTRAVTGDAHEVENAVPMGGHGHGWTPSVDMLPSIVESEVFVYLDVDGFQPWAEDVAGQVRDGYEDDVVLVDALAGIELLEYEGHDHSHDEHHADDSEHDGIGRIDTFELVDRSVDDAVGEAHGDHWHGGPPDVSLDEHVSLGAVVTDEDGTDVPLGGDSQYTLDASVGEGDGALDVESHGDHVHLHGNSIGTVEVVFQLRKDGESRWEAPPTEVDVVETVADDTEEDDHDHDDDDDHDHSHDDHDHSHGEYDAKFFTDPIRAQQGVRNIRDALVEIDPDNADSYEANATTYIGELNDLHEQYETTLADREHDVAVVAGHDSFQYLGERYDFEIHTPVGLSPDHEPAPDEIAETVELVESEEIDCILWDYFDGNDTATVIADEVDHEVTIEMVSPAESVTEEWNEDGVGSYISQMKEINLPAFATALGAE
- a CDS encoding universal stress protein; this translates as MASRVLVAVDGSEQSTAALEHAIVEHPEADLIAIHVIDILAGMYGEHYVDYQEIRTGQEQRAEGVLNTAEEIAGEHDRDLTTETIVGKPATAIVDAAEEQDVDQIVIGSRGRSGVSRVLLGSVAETVVRRSPVPVTVVR
- a CDS encoding ABC transporter ATP-binding protein — its product is MSTPAVDRTGPDTDILLATEGLTKHFGGLTAVDSVDLSVKEGELRCLIGPNGAGKSTLLDLITGQLESSEGSIYFDGMDLTDLDTHERIDAGLSVKFQSPHVYEDLSVTENLQIPLQRTDRDVNETINRTLDRIGLSARRDVQAAELSHGQQQRLEIGMATTLDPELLLLDEPVAGMSVEETNEVAELIQSLNDDGMALVVIEHDMEFVDEISQQVTVLNQGEIFRQGTIEEIQDDPDVRRIYLGEEA
- a CDS encoding ABC transporter ATP-binding protein; this encodes MTLDVSGLTAGYDGTPILRDVDCTVDEAEIVGIMGTNGVGKSTLLKTIMGLLEAESGTVEFRGEDVTSRSADERARAGIGYVPQGRDVFPGLTVEQNLLMGEGIGGDEATLYDRVYEYFPILEERADQDAGTMSGGQQQMLAIGRALVGDPDLLLVDEPSEGVQPSIVQSITEDLGRINEELGTTILFVEQNLSVVQNLAERCYAMDKGQIVDELDESELDDRDHLAEHLAV
- a CDS encoding metal ABC transporter permease, with product MIRQTDDRLESIGLVLSVPLLAGFVAIAFGVMPERFFERACTAGESAGTRIACYGFMWNAVTTGVFIGLIGPLVGTYLVHREMALIGETLAHTAFAGVAFGTLVLGASGWETPLLLSALGAAVIGAVGVQYLADHTDAHGDVPVAIVLTGSFAVGALFLDLGGGFAFVDINSYLFGSISITDDRSVALMAILTGIVVGTVATTYKQLLFITFDPRAARVARLPVSRYNALLIVLTALVVVGAMQILGVILVAAMLIVPVAAAAQIADSFRGSMIGSIVVGEFSVLSGLALSWQYSLRPGAAIVVIAIGIYLVAVAVTTIGQRRLTIR
- a CDS encoding urea ABC transporter substrate-binding protein gives rise to the protein MNDRTSTGRRSFLAGAGALGIGALAGCTGALDGDDGPAVGVLEDRSGNFQLNGTSKWQATRLALEEINEEGGILGEEIEIIDPDPQSDNERYQELTQELILDDQIDALWAGYSSATREAIRPIINDHDQLYFYTTQYEGGVADDTIFPVGSTARQQLGAVAPFMADEFGDDLYIITADYNFGQLSADWVNVMADENDWNVVGEEAIPLDETNFSSVINNIQEADPDFIMSMLVGANHENFYDQRDANDMLIPIGTSTTLAQGHEHIRYEPDAVTDVYAGVSYMEEVPGEANDEFVETFYDRWDDANYINQEAYNNYFSVYMWRDAVEEAGTFDQQEVIEVLEEGVEYEGPSGSIELDGATHHMTHNMQVAHADDNHDISFEEVGHIEPTFLREEVEGGEGIDLREQSLQTQYEPGDVYGDILE
- the nikR gene encoding nickel-responsive transcriptional regulator NikR, with amino-acid sequence MSDSVERVSLTTDPELIDELDAVVEDWDYASRSKAFRDAVRMFLADRHWDDDTDRHHSGSITIVYEHDVPGLNDELLEIQHDNEDVIVSTQHVHFDAHRCLETIVVDGSGDAIRDLVHRMESLGGVKQVRFIAV
- the urtB gene encoding urea ABC transporter, permease protein UrtB gives rise to the protein MSLLATAGVYRGLAVLFQFLDSFAFLVLATVGLAIIFGMMGVINLAHGEFILVGVYGTALAFHGMPIPFADAALPGLPLPIAMVVGVLITVVFGVIIERTIIRHLYDRLLDSMVATWGLGLVVAQLLLISFGSSLDSISTPMGNVAYGPFTSGVYRSVFLPVVSVLLLGALYLLFTRTEFGVKARATIEDPETARAMGVDTDRMYVMTFALGSGLAGLTGALYAPALGAITPDRGSIFLVEAFVAVVVGGPSVIVGTLSAAGLLGFFNAIVTSQYGTFAGLMAMLLVAIVLLRLLPDGITGYVEKVRQRRRAEQ